A stretch of the Balearica regulorum gibbericeps isolate bBalReg1 chromosome 23, bBalReg1.pri, whole genome shotgun sequence genome encodes the following:
- the VPS26B gene encoding vacuolar protein sorting-associated protein 26B: MSFFGFGQSAELELVLSDAESRRRVEHKTEEGKKEKYFLFYDGETVSGRVVLTLKHPNKRLEHQGIKVEFIGQIELYYDRGNHHEFVSLVKDLARPGEFTQSQTFDFEFTHVEKPYESYTGQNVKLRYFLRATVSRRLNDVVKEMDIVVHTLSTYPELNSSIKMEVGIEDCLHIEFEYNKSKYHLKDVIVGKIYFLLVRIKIKHMEIDIIKRETTGTGPNVYHENDTIAKYEIMDGAPVRGESIPIRLFLAGYELTPTMRDINKKFSVRYYLNLVLIDEEERRYFKQQEVVLWRKGDIVRKSMSHQAAIASQRFEGTSSHSEAKTPSQPAENNGRQ; this comes from the exons ATGAGTTTCTTCGGGTTCGGGCAGAGCgcggagctggagctggtgctgAGCGACGCGGAGAGCCGGCGGCGGGTGGAGCACAAGACGGAGGAAGGCAAGAAGGAGAAATACTTCCTCTTCTACGACGGGGAGACCGTCTCCGGGCGGGTGGTCCTCACCCTCAAGCACCCCAACAAGCGGCTGGAGCACCAGGGCATCAAAGTGGAGTTCATCGGGCAGATCG AACTCTACTATGACCGAGGAAACCACCATGAGTTCGTGTCTCTGGTGAAAGACCTGGCCCGTCCTGGTGAATTCACTCAGTCACAGACATTTGACTTCGAATTCACACATGTGGAGAAACCTTACGAGTCCTACACCGGGCAGAACGTGAAGTTACG GTATTTCCTCCGAGCGACTGTCAGCCGCAGACTGAATGATGTGGTGAAGGAGATGGACATAGTCGTGCACACTCTGAGCACCTACCCAGAGCTCAACTCCTCTATTAAGATGGAGGTGGGGATTGAGGATTGCCTGCACATTGAGTTTGAGTACAACAAGTCCAA GTATCATTTAAAAGATGTGATTGTCGGAAAGATCTACTTCCTGCTGGTGCGAATCAAGATCAAACACATGGAGATAGATATCATCAAGAGAGAAACGACAGGGACCGGACCCAACGTATATCATGAGAACGACACAATAGCTAAATATGAGATCATGGATGGGGCACCTGTGAGAG GGGAGTCCATTCCCATCAGACTTTTTCTGGCTGGCTACGAGCTGACTCCAACAATGAGGGACATCAATAAGAAGTTCTCGGTGCGTTATTACCTCAATCTGGTGCTGATCGATGAGGAAGAGAGACGCTACTTTAAACAGCAG GAGGTGGTGCTTTGGCGGAAAGGAGACATAGTGAGGAAGAGTATGTCCCACCAAGCAGCCATCGCCTCCCAGAGGTTTGAGGGAACATCCTCACACAGCGAGGCCAAGACCCCCAGCCAGCCTGCAGAGAACAACGGCCGGCAGTGA